CACCGGGACGTCCGGGTCGGTGATCGCCACCACGATGAAGAACGACGCCACCGAGGCGTTGGAGGAGAAGTACTTTCGCCCGTTGAGCACCCACTGGTCACCGTCGCGCACCGCCCGGGTGGTGAACACCCGCGGGTCCGAACCGCCCTGCGGCTCGGTCATCGAGAAGCAGGAGAAGATCTCCCCGGAGAGCAGCCCGGACAGATACCGCTCCTTTTGCTCCTCGGTGCCGAAGCGGGCGAGGATCTCGGCGTTGCCGGTGTCGGGCGCCTGGGTGCCGAACACGATCGACGCCCAGCTGCTGCGGCCCAGGATCTCGTTGATCAGCGTCAGTTTGACCGCGCCGAAGCCCTGTCCGCCGAGTTCGGGGCCCAGATGCGGTGCCCACAGGCCCTGTTCGCGGACACGCTGTTTGAGCGGGTCCACGATGCGGCGCCGCTGGTCGTTCAGCGGCAGGTACTCACACCCCGGGAAGAGCACCTCGAGGGGCTCCACTTCCTCGCGGACGAACGCGCGGATCCAGTCCAACTTCGCCTCGAATTCGGGCTCGGTGGAGAAATCCCATGCCATGCGCTGCTCCTCACTTCGGTTCCTCCGCGGCGATCCGCCGCGCTTGTGATCGGCCGCGTCAGGGGATGCCGCCGTCGGCCCGCAGAATCGATCCGGTGGTGTAGCTGGAGGCGTCCGACATCAAAAATAGCGCCGCACCGACGATCTCGTTCGGATTCCCGGCGCGTTGCAGGGCGAAGTGGCTGAACGGGTTCGCGTCACCGAGGTTCCAGGATTTGGCGATGTCGGTCAAAAACGGTCCGGGCATGAGCGTGTTCACCCGCACTGTCGGTCCGAACGCCTGGGCCAGCGCCTCGGTCATCGTGTTGAGCCCGGCCTTGGCCGCCGCGTACGGGATGAACGCCGGGTGCGGGCGCAGCGAGCCGTGGGTGCTGACGTTGATGATGGAGCCCCGCCCGGCGGCGGTCATGCGCTCACCGATCAGTGCCGAGAGCCGGAACGGGCCTTTGAGATTCAGGTTGACCACGGCGTCGAACATCTTCTCGGTGACGTCGGTCTGCTTGTCGTAGACCGGTGACATGCCGGCGTTGTTGACCAGCACGTCGATTCGGCCGAACCGGCCATGGACCGCGTCGACGAGGCCGTCGAGTTCATCCCAGCGCCCGACGTGCACCGCGTACGCCATGGCCGAGCGCCCGGTAGCGGCTTCGATCTCGGCCGCGGTGGCCCGGCATGCGTCGAGCTTGCGGCTGGCGATGACCACGTCGGCCCCGCACCGCGCGGCGGCGAAGGCCATCTGCCGGCCCAGCCCGCGGCTGCCGCCGGTGACCAGCACCACCCGGTCGGTCAAGTCGAACAATCCCTGGGCGTACCCCATCTCACGCCCCCGTCGAGCAGCGGGCCAACTCGGCGGCGGTCGCGATCAGCTGCACGACCATCGGTCCCATCGCGGCGGCGATCTGCGGGTCCACCCGGTCGCCGGTGACCGAGGCGGCATAGGTCTTCTCCAGCACGATCCCGAGCTTCCAGTTGGCCAGCACCAGGTAGTAGTCGATGTTCTCCGTCGACAGTCCGCTGAGGCGTTCATAGTGCTCCAGCAGTTCGGTGCGGGTCGGCATACCGGCCAGGTCGGCGTAGTAGCCTTCGGTGCGCGGGTACTCGCCGTCGTAGCCCAGTAACGCCCAGGCGAGATCCAACAGCGGATCGCCGATGGTCGTCATCTCCCAGTCGATGATCGCGACCAGTTTCGCCGGCGCCCCGTGGGCATACATCACGTTGGCGAACTGGTAGTCGCCGTGCATGATGCCCGGGGTGTAGTGGTCGGGACGGTTGCGCCGCAGCCACTCCGAGGCCTCGTCGAGTCCTGGAAGGTCGCGCACCCGGTAGTTGTCCAGGAAGGCCAGCCAGCGGTCCACCTGACGTTCGTGGAACCCCTCCGGGCGCCCGAACCCTTCCAGTCCGCGGGCACGCCAGTCGAGGCGACCGAGTTTGGCGGCGCCCTCGATCAATGCGAACGCCAGGCCGCGGCGGGCGCTCAGATCCTCATCGAACGGCGCGGGCCAGGCGGCCCCGGTGGAGTTCCAGCCGTCCACCTCGTCCATCACGTAGAACGGCGCGCCGAGCAGTCCGCCGTCTTCGTCGGCGGCGATCAACCGGGCGTGCGGGACGTCGGTGCCCGACAGGGCGCGCACCAGTCGGATCTCGCGCCGCAACCCGTCGATGCGGGCGGCGTCGGCGCGGGCGCCGGGCATCCGCAGCACCATCGCGGCGTCCCCGCGCCGCACCCGGTACAGGGTGTTCTGGGAACCGCCGGTGAGCGGCTCCAGGGTGGGCAGTTCGTGGTCACCGGGCGCACCGTGGGCATCGAGCCAGCGTCCGAGGACGCCGGTGTCGGGCGCCGCAACCGTCATATGCACCTGCAATTCTCGATTCGGAGAACGATGGTCTCCGTGCGTGACGGTACCACGCGATGCGTCCGGGCGCGGGTCATAGGGTGAGGCGATGCAGTTGCTTCTGGTGCGCCACGCCCTGCCGTTGCGCAGCGACCCCGGCCAGGGCGCGGACCCCGACCTGTCGGCGGCCGGGCGCGAGCAGGCCGAACGACTGCCGGCCGCGCTGGCGCGCTACCCGATCGCCCGCCTGGTCAGCAGCCCGCAGCGCCGCGCGGTGCAGACCGCCGAACCGGCCGCCGCCGCGCGGGGCGTGCCGATCGACATCGATGAACGGTTCGCCGAGTACGACCGCAACCTGCACGCCTACGTCCCGATCGAACAGATCCGCGACGAACAGCCCGAGGCGTGGGCGCGGATGTCGGCCGGGCACCTGCCGCCGGGGGTCGACGAGGCGGCGTTTTGCTCCCGGGTCGCCGACGCGGTCGCCGACGTGGTGGCCGCCGCGGCCGCCGACGACACCGTGGCGGTGTTCAGCCACGGCGGGGTCATCAACGTGGTGTTGCACCAGATCCTGGGCACCGCACGGCTACTGTCGTTCCCGATCGACTACGTGTCGGTGACCAGGTTGCTGTACTCCCGCTCCGGACGGGCCAGCGTGGTCGCGGTCAACGGCACCGAGCACGTGTGGGATCTGTTGCCCCGCAACCATCGACGAGAGTGGGTGAGGAAATGACCGTGTCCCCCGACGGGCTCGACCTGGACCGGCTCGACGGCTATCTGCGCGGTGTCGGGGTGGCCCGCAGCGGCGCACTGCGCGCCGAGCTGATCACGGGGGGCCGCTCCAACCTGACGTTTCTGGTCAGCGACGACGCCGGCCGCTGGGTGTTGCGCCGGCCCCCGCTGCACGGGTTGACTCCGTCGGCGCACGACATGGCCCGCGAATACCGGGTGGTGGCGGCGCTGGCCGACACGGCGGTTCCGGTGGCGCGCGCGATCGCCCACTGCGCCGACGAGAGCGTGCTGGGGGCGCCGTTTCAGATGGTCGACTTCGTCGCCGGGCGCACCGTGCGCACCCGCGCGGAGCTCGACGCCCTCGGTGGGCCCGACACGGTCGACGGCTGCGTCGACGCGTTGATCCGGGTGCTGGCCGACCTGCACGCGGTCGATCCGGGGGCGGTCGGGCTGGGCGATTTCGGCAAACCCGACGGCTATTTGGCCCGTCAGGTGCGCCGCTGGGGTTCGCAGTGGCAGCACGTGCGCCTCGACGACGATCCCCGCGACGCCGACGTGGCGCGGTTGCACGCCGCGCTGGCCGACGCGGTGCCCGCGGAGAGCGGGGCCGCGATCGTGCACGGCGACTACCGCATCGACAACACCATCCTCGACGCCACCGACCCCGCCCGGGTGGTCGCGGTGGTGGACTGGGAGATGTCCACGCTGGGCGATCCGCTCTCCGACGCCGCACTGATGTGCGTCTACCGCGATCCGTCGCTGGATCTGATCATCGACAGTCAGGCCGCCTGGACCTCCCCGACGCTGCCGTCGGCCGACGATCTGGCGCAGCGCTACGCGGTGGCCGCCGGCCGGCCGCTGGCGCATTGGGACTTCTACATGGGGTTGGGGTATTTCAAGCTGGCGATCATCGCCGCCGGCATCGACTACCGGCGCCGCCTCGGCTCCGGGGGCGACGACGACAGCCGGGTCGCCGAGACGGTCGCCCCGCTGATCGCCACCGGGCTCAGCGCGCTCTCCCGGTCGCACTGACCGTCTTCTTGGTCTGCCGGCGCAGCTGGTAGATCCGCACGGTGCCGACCAGCGCGGTGATCAGCCCGCCGGCGACCGCCGCGACCAGGATCGCCACCCCGGCGGCCATGCTCCAATGCCAGCCCAGAAACGTCAGCGGCACCGGGTCGGTGTTCTGCGCGATGAAGATCAACAGCACGATCAACACCAGGAACCCGGCGATGAGCGAGACCCACAGGGCACTGGCCCGGGTGATCTTCGGCTGCGGCGGGGTGGCCGGCTGCTTCGGCGCGGGCGGTGGGGTGGCAGGCGTGTTGCTCATGAGGTCATCCTGACCCAAACAGCGGCGTGACGCAGCCCAACCGGTGTGGTTGGCCACCTCGGGCTACGCGCCGCGCCGCGGTTGTCCTACGGTGGACGGGTGAGCACAGCCCCCACCGGCGCGGCCGCCCAGGCCTGGTCCGACGTCCTGACCTGGCGGGCTCCGGACGCCAGCCGGATGGAGTCGACCCGCATCCAGGTCTCCGGCGCCCGGATCAAGGCGGCGGGGCGCATCGTGGCGGCGGCCACCGCGAGCCGGCCGGCGTTCAGCGCCTACTACGATCTGCAGACCGACGACGTCGGTGCGGCCAAACGCGTCGGCCTGCGGGTCAGCGCCCCGGAGCGGGAACGGCAACTGTCGATCGCCCGCGACGAGGAGAACATGTGGCTGGTCTCCAGCAGCCAAGGCGAGACCCGGGCCGCGTTCGACGGGGCGCTCGACGTCGACATGGTGCTCAGCCCGTTCTTCAACGCGCTGCCGATCCGCCGGATCGGGCTGCACCGCGGGTCCGAGACGGTCACGGTGCCGGTCATCTACGTCAGCCTGCCGCAGATGGAGCTCACCGCCGAGACGATCAGCTACCGCAGCGTCGACGGCGGCTCCGCGATCGAGGTGCGCTCCCCGGTCGCGCAGACCACCGTCACCGTCGACGACACCGGTTTTCTGCTCACCTATCCCGGACTGGCAGAACGGATCTGATCACCCCGCCGGCACGCCCGGCGGCGGCCAGCTCGTCGCGCCAGTCCTCTTCGCCGACGACGATGGTGACGATCTCATGGCGGGGGAAGCTGTCGTAGCGGGTGCGGGCGGCATGGCCCTCCTCGACCAGGTCGGCCACCGACCCGTGCCGGACCAGCGCGCCGCGCGCCGCCGTGAGCCGGTCGAGCAGCTCGTCGAGTGTGGGCAGCAGCTGCTCGGCGTTGGCCTCGCACATCGCCCGCACCAAATCCGGTGCGGTGCCGGCCACCCGGGTGCCGTCCCGGAACGACCCGGCGGCCAGCGCGAACGCCAGCGGCACGTCCGCGGCGGTGACCGCCAGCGCCTCGGCCAGCAGGTGCGGCAGCTGCGAGATCGCGGCGGCCGCGGCGTCGTGCTCGTCGGAGCGCGCCGGCACCACCACGGCGCCGCACTGCAGGGCCAGCGTCAGCACCCGGATCCAGACCCGCTGGTCGACGCCGTCGTCGACGCTGATCACCCAGGGGGCGCCGGCGAAAAGCCGGGCGTCACCGGCCGACCACCCCGAGTGGGCGGTGCCGGCCATCGGGTGCCCGCCGACGAACCGGGAGCGCAGCCCGGCGGCGGTCACCAAATCGAGCACCTCGCCTTTGACGCTGGTGACGTCGGTCAGCGCACACCCCGGCGCGTAGCGGGCGATGTGGTCGAGCATCAGCGGCAGCGCCGGCACCGGCACCGCCAGCACGATCAGCGCATCGCTGTCGGCGGCGCGGGCCAGCACGTCGGGCAGTTCGGTGTCGGCGTCGAAGCCGTCCGCGCGGGCCTCGGCCACCCCCCGGATCGAGCGGTTGTAGCCGAACGCCGGGCGTCCCGCGGCGACCGCGGCGCGCAGCACCGAGCCGCCGATCAGCCCCAGGCCCAGCACGCACACCGGTGTTTCGCCCACCCACTCAGGTTGGCACATCGGGCCCTCGAGGCGTCAGAACCCCGTCAGAACCCCTGGTCGTCGGTGGTCAACGCAGTGGTCTGCGACTAGCGTAGGCGGCCATGGGAGCAGCACAGGCGGCGACGCCCGACGGTCGACCGGGTTTCGGCGTCGCGGTGGTGCGTGAGGACGGCACCTGGCGCTGTCAGGTGCTGCGCCGCGGTGTGCTGGCCAACCTGGGCGAGGCCGAGACGGAGCTGCGGGAACTGCGCAGCACCGGAGCGGTGTTCGGTCTGCTCAACGTCGACGACGAATTCTTCGTGGTGGTGCGCCCGGCGCCGGCCGGCGCCCGGTTGCTGCTCTCGGATGCGACCGCGGCGCTGGAGTACGACCTGGCCGCCGAGGTGCTCGACACCCTCGACGCCGACCTCGATGAGGAGGACCTCGACGACACCGACCCGTTCGCCGAGGGGGACCTCGAGGTGCTCGCCGACCTGGGGTTGTCGGCGGCGGTGCTGGGGGTGATCGTCGCCGACCCCGAGCTCTACGCCGACGAGCAGGTGAGCAGGATCGCCGCGGAGATGGGGTTCGAGGCCCCGTTGGCGGCGGCGCTGCGCCGGTGAACGACGAGGCGCTGATCGAGGCGGCGCTGGCGGTGGCCGCCACCGCCGGTCCCCGCGATGTGCCGATCGGCGCGGTGGTGGTCGCCGCCGACGGCACCGAGCTGGCCCGCGCCGTCAACGCCCGGGAGGCCCTCGGCGACCCCACCGCGCACGCCGAGATCCTGGCGCTGCGCGCGGCGGCCGCCGCCGGCGGGCACGGATGGCGGCTGACCGGGGCCACCCTGGCGGTCACCGTCGAACCCTGCACGATGTGTGCCGGGGCGCTGGTGATGGCCCGGGTCGCGCGGCTGGTGTTCGGGGCGTTCGAACCCAAGACCGGCGCGGTCGGCTCGCTGTGGGATGTGGTGCGCGACCGCCGGCTCAACCACCGTCCGCAGGTGCGCGGTGGGGTGCTGGCCGCCGCCTGTGCCGCGCCGCTGGAGGGGTTCTTCGCCCGCCAGCGATTGGGGTGAACGCCCGCCGGTTGTTACGCTGTGCGGCGGTGGCGTGTCCGAGCGGCCGAAGGAGCACGCCTCGAAAGCGTGTGACGGGTAACCCCCGTCCGTGGGTTCAAATCCCACCGCCACCGCCAACGTCACGCGGGGGGCGTGCGGCCGGACCGGCCGCACGCCGCCGGGGTGTCTACTCCCGCACGACGACCGGGTCCCCGACGCGCACGGTGTCGAAGTACCACTGCGCGTCGGTGGGGCTGAGGCTGATGCAGCCGTGGCTGACGTTCTCCACTCCCAGCGAGCGCAGTGCCCACGGCGCGGCGTGCACGTACAGCCCGCGGCTGCTGATCCGCACCGCGTGGTCGACCTCCAGCAGGTAGCCCTCCGGGTCGTCGACCGGGATGCCGACGCTGCTGGAATCCATCGTCACGGTGCGGTCCTTGGCCAGCACCGGATAGGTGCCCACCGGGGTGGGGAACTTCTCCTTGCCCATCGACGCCGGGAACACCCCCGGCTGGCCGTAGTGCGGCCGGTGGTGCGGAGCCGGCATCCTCGTCGCCGCCTGTGCGGCGGACACCCCGTCGATGCTGACGGTGAACGTGTGCTCGCTGAGGTCGGCCACCGCCAGCACCGCCGGGCCGGTCTCGAAGCTGAGCCGGCGACCGCCCACCGACAGCGCGACGGTGCTGTGGGCCGGCCAGAACCGCTCGGGGGTCCAGTGCACGGTGTGCGGGTCGACCCAGGCGAAGCGGCCCGACCGCGGCGGCGCCGACCGCAGCCGCAGCGCGCGCTGCGCGGCGCGTCGGTCGGCCACCGGCGCGGCGAACTCCACCACCACGGGGTGGGCCACCCCGACCACCTGGCCGGGCGCCGGCGCCACCGCGGCGACGACACCCGCCGCCGGCGGGGCGATCGCCGCCGCCGCCGCGGCCTCGCTCACCGCGACCACGGCGACCATGGTGACCATGGCGACAACGCCCAGCAGTGCACACCGCGCCCGACCGGCCACCCGCATTTTCCTTGCCTCACTATAAGCTTGGTAAAACCTGAATTCCCGAGCTGATCGTAGGCTATTCACGCGGGTAAATCACACCCGCGTAATTGCAATACGGTCAATTCTTCATCAAAAGTCCGTTGCGTTTGCCGGCAATGTCTCCGTTGTTGTGGTCGGGCGCGGACGGCCGGACCCGGGGCGCCGCCGCCGAGGCGGTTGACGAGGATTTTTAGCGGGTCAGGGGTGAGCGGCGCGCTTTCCGCAGGGCCCACGGCGGTGTCACGGTCGGGCCGCGTCATGGTCTCCGTTTCGCCGAGAAACGGTCACAGAAGCGTCCGGGCGGTCTCTTTTCGGCCACCATTGCGATCGCCCTCTGGATCTGAGAAATGACCGCGCGCTACGTTTCCGGGGCGTTCTATTTGCGCCCCGTTTTCGTCCCCCAACTCAGGAGCCCTGGTGATCGGTCGAGTCAACCTGGTGATGCTTGCCGGCGCCGGCTGTGCCCTGGCCCTCGCCGTCGCGCCCGGTGCGGCCGCGGCCCCGCTGCCCACCGGCGGTCCGGTCTGCGCCGAGACCGTCGAACTGGCGGGCGGGCCGTGCCCGCCGGCCGCCCCGGTGGTGCCGCACGCCGCCGCGGTCGCGATGGCCGGCGGGCTGCCCGGCCCGCCGCTGGCCCCGCCGCCGCCGGTGCCGTTGGCCCCGCCGCCGGTGGTTCCCCCGGTGCCGCCGCTGGCCCCGCCGGTTCCGGTGGTGCCGCTGGCGCCCCCGGTCGCCGCCGCCCCGGCGGCCCCGGCCCCCGGGGCGGTGCTGGCCGACGCAGCCGCGCCCGCCGGCAAGGGCGTGCCGACCGAGCCGTCCCCCGACGACCTGCCCGATCTGGTGGTTCTGCCCGGCCCGCCGCTGTCATAGTTGAGGGCCGATGGCCCCGCACCGGGGCGCGGCCCGGTGCAGCTGCAGCGCCGATCGAGGAGGACCGCCGTGGAGTTGATCTCGCCCACCGACGCGATCTTCCTGCTGGGGGAGTCCCGCGAGCACCCCATGCACGTCGGCGGGCTGCAGCTGTTCCGGCCCCCGCCCGGCGCGGGCCCGCAGTTCGCCCGCGAGAGCTATGAGGCGCTGATCGCCAACGACGAGTTCGAGCCGACCTTCCGCAAACGTCCCGCCACCCTGCTCGGGGGCATCAGCCCGATCGGGTGGATCTACGACGACGACGTCGACATCGACTACCACGTGCGGCGGGTGGCGCTGCCGTCGCCGGGGCGGGTGCGCGATCTGCTGGAGCTCAGCTCGCTTCTGCACGGCAGCCTGCTCGACCGGCACCGGCCCCTGTGGGAGACCCACTTCGTCGAGGGACTGCGCGACGGCCGGTTCGCCGTCTACGTCAAGGCCCACCACGCGTTGATCGACGGGGTCTCGGCGCTGAAGCTGATGCAGCGGGCGCTGGTGACCGACCCGGACGACCCGGCGATGCAGGCGTTGTGGAGCCTGCCGCGGCGCCGATCCGGCGGCCCGGGACGTTCGCGGCTGCAGGCGCTGACCGGTCTGCTCGGCGCGACGATGGCGCTGGGGCCGTCGACGGTGAGCCTGGCGCGTGCGGCGTTGGTCCAACAGCAGTTGACGCTGCCGTTCGCCGCGCCGCGCACCATGTTCAACGTCAAGATCGGCGGCGCGCGCCGGGTGGCCGCCCAGTCCTGGCCGCAGGACCGGCTCACCGCGATCAAACGGGTCACCGGGGCCACCCTCAACGATGTCGTGCTGGCCATGTGCGCCGGAGCGCTGCGCGGCTACCTGGCCGAACAGCAGGCGCTGCCCGACACCCCGCTGGTGGCGATGGTGCCGGTGAGCCTGCGCACCGAGGCCGAGGCCGACGCCGGGGGCAACATGGTCGGCACGATCCTGTGCAGCCTGGCCACCGACGAGGCGGATCCGGCGCGCCGGCTGACCGCGATCTGCGCCTCGATGCGCGACAACAAGAAGGTCTTCGCCGGGCTGCCCCGGGCGCAGGCGCTGGCGCTGTCGGCGATGAACGTCGCCCCGCTGGGGCTGGCCGGCGTGCCCGGCTTCGTCTCCTCGGCGCCGCCGCCGTTCAACCTGGTCATCTCCAACGTGCCCGGCCCCACCGCGCCGCTGTACTGGCGCGG
This sequence is a window from Mycolicibacillus parakoreensis. Protein-coding genes within it:
- a CDS encoding SDR family NAD(P)-dependent oxidoreductase, whose translation is MGYAQGLFDLTDRVVLVTGGSRGLGRQMAFAAARCGADVVIASRKLDACRATAAEIEAATGRSAMAYAVHVGRWDELDGLVDAVHGRFGRIDVLVNNAGMSPVYDKQTDVTEKMFDAVVNLNLKGPFRLSALIGERMTAAGRGSIINVSTHGSLRPHPAFIPYAAAKAGLNTMTEALAQAFGPTVRVNTLMPGPFLTDIAKSWNLGDANPFSHFALQRAGNPNEIVGAALFLMSDASSYTTGSILRADGGIP
- a CDS encoding phosphotransferase family protein; this encodes MTVAAPDTGVLGRWLDAHGAPGDHELPTLEPLTGGSQNTLYRVRRGDAAMVLRMPGARADAARIDGLRREIRLVRALSGTDVPHARLIAADEDGGLLGAPFYVMDEVDGWNSTGAAWPAPFDEDLSARRGLAFALIEGAAKLGRLDWRARGLEGFGRPEGFHERQVDRWLAFLDNYRVRDLPGLDEASEWLRRNRPDHYTPGIMHGDYQFANVMYAHGAPAKLVAIIDWEMTTIGDPLLDLAWALLGYDGEYPRTEGYYADLAGMPTRTELLEHYERLSGLSTENIDYYLVLANWKLGIVLEKTYAASVTGDRVDPQIAAAMGPMVVQLIATAAELARCSTGA
- a CDS encoding histidine phosphatase family protein, which codes for MQLLLVRHALPLRSDPGQGADPDLSAAGREQAERLPAALARYPIARLVSSPQRRAVQTAEPAAAARGVPIDIDERFAEYDRNLHAYVPIEQIRDEQPEAWARMSAGHLPPGVDEAAFCSRVADAVADVVAAAAADDTVAVFSHGGVINVVLHQILGTARLLSFPIDYVSVTRLLYSRSGRASVVAVNGTEHVWDLLPRNHRREWVRK
- a CDS encoding phosphotransferase family protein → MTVSPDGLDLDRLDGYLRGVGVARSGALRAELITGGRSNLTFLVSDDAGRWVLRRPPLHGLTPSAHDMAREYRVVAALADTAVPVARAIAHCADESVLGAPFQMVDFVAGRTVRTRAELDALGGPDTVDGCVDALIRVLADLHAVDPGAVGLGDFGKPDGYLARQVRRWGSQWQHVRLDDDPRDADVARLHAALADAVPAESGAAIVHGDYRIDNTILDATDPARVVAVVDWEMSTLGDPLSDAALMCVYRDPSLDLIIDSQAAWTSPTLPSADDLAQRYAVAAGRPLAHWDFYMGLGYFKLAIIAAGIDYRRRLGSGGDDDSRVAETVAPLIATGLSALSRSH
- a CDS encoding LapA family protein, whose protein sequence is MSNTPATPPPAPKQPATPPQPKITRASALWVSLIAGFLVLIVLLIFIAQNTDPVPLTFLGWHWSMAAGVAILVAAVAGGLITALVGTVRIYQLRRQTKKTVSATGRAR
- a CDS encoding putative glycolipid-binding domain-containing protein, encoding MESTRIQVSGARIKAAGRIVAAATASRPAFSAYYDLQTDDVGAAKRVGLRVSAPERERQLSIARDEENMWLVSSSQGETRAAFDGALDVDMVLSPFFNALPIRRIGLHRGSETVTVPVIYVSLPQMELTAETISYRSVDGGSAIEVRSPVAQTTVTVDDTGFLLTYPGLAERI
- a CDS encoding prephenate dehydrogenase; the protein is MCVLGLGLIGGSVLRAAVAAGRPAFGYNRSIRGVAEARADGFDADTELPDVLARAADSDALIVLAVPVPALPLMLDHIARYAPGCALTDVTSVKGEVLDLVTAAGLRSRFVGGHPMAGTAHSGWSAGDARLFAGAPWVISVDDGVDQRVWIRVLTLALQCGAVVVPARSDEHDAAAAAISQLPHLLAEALAVTAADVPLAFALAAGSFRDGTRVAGTAPDLVRAMCEANAEQLLPTLDELLDRLTAARGALVRHGSVADLVEEGHAARTRYDSFPRHEIVTIVVGEEDWRDELAAAGRAGGVIRSVLPVRDR
- a CDS encoding tRNA adenosine deaminase-associated protein codes for the protein MGAAQAATPDGRPGFGVAVVREDGTWRCQVLRRGVLANLGEAETELRELRSTGAVFGLLNVDDEFFVVVRPAPAGARLLLSDATAALEYDLAAEVLDTLDADLDEEDLDDTDPFAEGDLEVLADLGLSAAVLGVIVADPELYADEQVSRIAAEMGFEAPLAAALRR
- a CDS encoding nucleoside deaminase, coding for MNDEALIEAALAVAATAGPRDVPIGAVVVAADGTELARAVNAREALGDPTAHAEILALRAAAAAGGHGWRLTGATLAVTVEPCTMCAGALVMARVARLVFGAFEPKTGAVGSLWDVVRDRRLNHRPQVRGGVLAAACAAPLEGFFARQRLG
- a CDS encoding L,D-transpeptidase, giving the protein MRVAGRARCALLGVVAMVTMVAVVAVSEAAAAAAIAPPAAGVVAAVAPAPGQVVGVAHPVVVEFAAPVADRRAAQRALRLRSAPPRSGRFAWVDPHTVHWTPERFWPAHSTVALSVGGRRLSFETGPAVLAVADLSEHTFTVSIDGVSAAQAATRMPAPHHRPHYGQPGVFPASMGKEKFPTPVGTYPVLAKDRTVTMDSSSVGIPVDDPEGYLLEVDHAVRISSRGLYVHAAPWALRSLGVENVSHGCISLSPTDAQWYFDTVRVGDPVVVRE
- a CDS encoding WS/DGAT/MGAT family O-acyltransferase, whose amino-acid sequence is MELISPTDAIFLLGESREHPMHVGGLQLFRPPPGAGPQFARESYEALIANDEFEPTFRKRPATLLGGISPIGWIYDDDVDIDYHVRRVALPSPGRVRDLLELSSLLHGSLLDRHRPLWETHFVEGLRDGRFAVYVKAHHALIDGVSALKLMQRALVTDPDDPAMQALWSLPRRRSGGPGRSRLQALTGLLGATMALGPSTVSLARAALVQQQLTLPFAAPRTMFNVKIGGARRVAAQSWPQDRLTAIKRVTGATLNDVVLAMCAGALRGYLAEQQALPDTPLVAMVPVSLRTEAEADAGGNMVGTILCSLATDEADPARRLTAICASMRDNKKVFAGLPRAQALALSAMNVAPLGLAGVPGFVSSAPPPFNLVISNVPGPTAPLYWRGARLDGNYPLSIALDGQALNITLTNTAGNLDFGLVGCRRSVPHLQRLLKHLETALTELERAVGA